The following are encoded together in the Chaetodon auriga isolate fChaAug3 chromosome 6, fChaAug3.hap1, whole genome shotgun sequence genome:
- the LOC143321896 gene encoding transcription factor Maf-like → MASELAMSNSDLPTSPLAMEYVNDFDLMKFEVKKEPVEPDRSISQCSRLVAGGSLSSTPMSTPCSSVPPSPSFSAPSPGSGSEQKAHLEDFYWMTGYQQQLNPEALGFSPEDAVEALISSSHQLQTFDGYTRGQQYGGAAGAGGAMAGEEMGSAAAVVSAVIAAAAAQNGTPHHHHHHHHHHHTGAHHPSSGSQSGGVAGGNHQHLRLEDRFSDEQLVTMSVRELNRQLRGVSKEEVIRLKQKRRTLKNRGYAQSCRYKRVQQRHVLEGEKTQLIQQVDHLKQEISRLARERDAYKEKYEKLISTGFRENGGSSSDNNPSSPEFFMTSRKFLHL, encoded by the coding sequence ATGGCATCAGAGCTGGCAATGAGCAACTCCGACCTGCCCACCAGTCCCCTGGCCATGGAATATGTTAATGACTTCGATCTGATGAAGTTTGAAGTGAAAAAGGAGCCGGTGGAGCCCGATCGCAGCATCAGCCAGTGCAGCCGCCTGGTCGCCGGGGGATCCCTGTCTTCCACCCCGATGAGCACGCCTTGCAGCTCGGTTCCCCCCTCTCCAAGCTTCTCGGCGCCCAGTCCGGGATCAGGGAGCGAGCAGAAGGCTCACTTGGAGGATTTCTACTGGATGACCGGATACCAACAGCAGCTGAACCCCGAGGCTCTGGGCTTTAGCCCGGAGGACGCCGTAGAGGCGCTGATCAGCAGCAGTCACCAGCTCCAGACCTTCGATGGCTATACCAGAGGGCAGCAGTACGGCGGCGCAGCGGGGGCAGGAGGCGCCATGGCCGGGGAGGAGATGGGATCAGCGGCCGCCGTGGTGTCCGCGGTTATCGCTGCAGCCGCAGCTCAGAACGGGactccccaccaccaccaccaccatcaccaccaccaccacacaggGGCACACCATCCCTCCTCCGGGTCTCAGTCCGGCGGCGTCGCGGGGGGAAACCACCAGCACTTGCGCTTGGAAGATCGGTTCTCGGACGAGCAGCTGGTGACCATGTCGGTGCGGGAATTGAACCGGCAGCTCCGGGGGGTCAGCAAGGAAGAGGTGATCCGGctgaaacagaagaggaggacgcTAAAGAACAGAGGTTATGCCCAGTCCTGCCGGTACAAGCGGGTCCAGCAGCGGCACGtcctggagggagagaagacgCAACTCATACAGCAGGTGGACCACCTCAAGCAGGAGATCTCCCGGCTGGCCAGGGAGAGGGACGCCTACAAGGAGAAATACGAGAAGCTGATCAGCACCGGCTTCAGAGAAAACGGAGGATCCAGCAGTGACAACAACCCCTCATCCCCGGAGTTTTTCAT